One part of the Eptesicus fuscus isolate TK198812 chromosome 20, DD_ASM_mEF_20220401, whole genome shotgun sequence genome encodes these proteins:
- the GGNBP2 gene encoding gametogenetin-binding protein 2 isoform X5, with protein MARLVAVCRDGEEEFPFERRQIPLYIDDTLTMVMEFPDNVLNLDGHQNNGAQLKQFIQRHSMLKQQDLSIAMVVTSREVLSALSQLVPCVGCRRSVERLFSQLVESGNPALEPLTIGPKGVLSVTRSCMTDAKKLYTLFYVHGSKLNDMIDAIPKSKKNKRCQLHSLDTHKPKPLGEGSSSSVSSEKLSTDKRSSEDHRKDSKCRIILHYGPFQGTARGCWMDVWELMSQECRDEVVLIDSSCLLETLETYLRKHRFCTDCKNKVLRAYNILIGELDCSKEKGYCAALYEGLRCCPHERHIHVCCETDFIAHLLGRAEPEFAGGYERRERHAKTIDIAQEEVLTCLGIHLYERLHRIWQKLRAEEQTWQMLFYLGVDALRKSFEMTVEKVQGISRLEQLCEEFSEEERVRELKQEKKRQKRKNRRKNKCVCDIPTPLQTAEEKEVSQEKETDFIENSCKACGSTEDGNSCVEVIVTNENTSCTCPSSGNLLGSPKIKKGDDSCVHHCEDKEDDGDSCVECWANSEENNTKGKNKKKKKKSKMLKCDEHIQKLGSCITDPGNSETSGNTVHTVFHRDKTKDAHPESCCSSEKGGQPLPWFEHRKNVPQFAEPTEISFGPDSGKGAKSLVELLDESECTSDEEIFISQDEIQSFMANNQSFYSNREQYRQHLKEKFNKYCRLNDHKRPICSGWLTTAGAN; from the exons ATGGTGATGGAATTTCCTGACAATGTTTTAAATCTTGATGGCCATCAAAATAATGGTGCACAACTAAAGCAGTTCATTCAG cgACATAGTATGCTTAAACAACAAGATCTAAGCATTGCCATGGTGGTGACATCACGTGAAGTCTTGAGTGCACTTTCTCAGCTTGTCCCATGTGTTGGTTGTCGTCGCAGTGTGGAGCGCCTCTTTTCCCAGCTTGTAGAGTCTGGAAATCCTGCCCTTGAACCCCTGACAATAGGGCCCAAGGGAGTCTTATCTGTAACTCGAAGCTGTATGACTGATGCAAAGAAactttatacattattttatgtacATGG gtcCAAACTAAATGACATGATAGATGCTAttccaaaaagtaaaaagaacaaGAGATGTCAGTTGCACTCCTTAGATACGCACAAACCAAAACCTTTGGG TGAAGGGAGCAGTAGCAGTGTcagttcagagaagttaagtacaGATAAGAGAAGTAGTGAAGACCACAGGAAGGACAGCAAGTGTAGGATCATTTTGCATTATGGACCTTTCCAGGGAACAGCCAG AGGTTGTTGGATGGACGTATGGGAACTAATGTCCCAAGAATGCAGAGATGAAGTAGTTTTAATTGACTCTAGTTGTCTTTTAGAAACACTAGAAACATATCTTCGAAAACACAG GTTTTGCACTGATTGCAAAAATAAAGTCCTCCGAGCATACAATATCCTTATTGGTGAACTTGATTGCAGCAAAGAGAAGGGCTACTGTGCTGCACTTTATGAAGGTTTGCGGTGCTGTCCACATGAACGACACATTCATGTTTGCTGTGAAACAGACTTCATTGCACATCTTTTGGGTCGTGCTGAGCCAGAGTTCGCAGGAGGGTATGA GCGAAGAGAAAGGCATGCTAAGACAATAGATATAGCTCAAGAAGAAGTTCTGACTTGCTTGGGAATTCATCTTTATGAAAGACTGCATCGGATCTGGCAAAAACTACGAGCAGAAGAGCAGACGTGGCAGATGCTTTTCTATCTTGGTGTTGATGCTCTACGTAAAAGTTTTGAG ATGACTGTGGAGAAAGTACAAGGGATTAGCCGATTGGAACAACTTTGTGAAGAATTTTCAGAGGAGGAACGAGTAAGAGAACTCAAGCAAGAAAAGAAACGCCAAAAACGGAAGAATAGAcgaaaaaataaatgtgtatgtgACATTCCTACTCCCCTCCAAACAGCAGAGGAGAAGGAAGTAAGCCAAGAGAAG GAAACAGACTTCATAGAAAACAGCTGTAAAGCCTGTGGCAGCACTGAAGATGGTAATAGTTGTGTAGAAGTAATTGTTACCAACGAAAATACATCATGTACCTGTCCTAGCAGTGGCAATCTTTTGGGGTCCCCTAAAATAAAGAAAG GTGATGACTCCTGTGTTCATCACTGTGAAGACAAAGAGGATGATGGTGATAGTTGTGTTGAATGTTGGGCAAATTCCGAAGAGAACAAcaccaaagggaaaaataaaaagaagaaaaagaaaagcaagatgtTGAAATGTGATGAACAT ATCCAAAAGCTTGGAAGCTGTATTACAGATCCAGGAAATTCAGAGACCTCAGGAAATACCGTGCACACAGTGTTCCACCGTGACAAGACCAAAGATGCACATCCTGAAAGCTGTTGTAGCTCTGAGAAGGGTGGACAGCCACTGCCTTGGTTTGAGCATAGaaaaaatgtaccacagtttgcaGAACCTACAGAAATTTCATTTGGTCCTGATTCTGGAAAAGGTGCCAAGAGCTTAGTTGAACTCCTT GATGAGTCTGAATGTACTTCAGATGAGGAAATCTTTATCTCACAAGATGAAATACAGTCATTTATGGCTAATAACCAGTCTTTCTACAGCAATAGAGAACAATACCGACAGCATCTGAAGgagaaatttaataaatactgccgCTTAAATGATCACAAGAGGCCCATTTGTAGTGGCTGGTTGACAACGGCTGgagcaaattaa
- the GGNBP2 gene encoding gametogenetin-binding protein 2 isoform X7 has product MARLVAVCRDGEEEFPFERRQIPLYIDDTLTMVMEFPDNVLNLDGHQNNGAQLKQFIQRHSMLKQQDLSIAMVVTSREVLSALSQLVPCVGCRRSVERLFSQLVESGNPALEPLTIGPKGVLSVTRSCMTDAKKLYTLFYVHGGCWMDVWELMSQECRDEVVLIDSSCLLETLETYLRKHRFCTDCKNKVLRAYNILIGELDCSKEKGYCAALYEGLRCCPHERHIHVCCETDFIAHLLGRAEPEFAGGYERRERHAKTIDIAQEEVLTCLGIHLYERLHRIWQKLRAEEQTWQMLFYLGVDALRKSFEMTVEKVQGISRLEQLCEEFSEEERVRELKQEKKRQKRKNRRKNKCVCDIPTPLQTAEEKEVSQEKETDFIENSCKACGSTEDGNSCVEVIVTNENTSCTCPSSGNLLGSPKIKKGLSPHCNGSDCGYSSSMEGSETGSREGSDVACTEGICNHDEHGDDSCVHHCEDKEDDGDSCVECWANSEENNTKGKNKKKKKKSKMLKCDEHIQKLGSCITDPGNSETSGNTVHTVFHRDKTKDAHPESCCSSEKGGQPLPWFEHRKNVPQFAEPTEISFGPDSGKGAKSLVELLDESECTSDEEIFISQDEIQSFMANNQSFYSNREQYRQHLKEKFNKYCRLNDHKRPICSGWLTTAGAN; this is encoded by the exons ATGGTGATGGAATTTCCTGACAATGTTTTAAATCTTGATGGCCATCAAAATAATGGTGCACAACTAAAGCAGTTCATTCAG cgACATAGTATGCTTAAACAACAAGATCTAAGCATTGCCATGGTGGTGACATCACGTGAAGTCTTGAGTGCACTTTCTCAGCTTGTCCCATGTGTTGGTTGTCGTCGCAGTGTGGAGCGCCTCTTTTCCCAGCTTGTAGAGTCTGGAAATCCTGCCCTTGAACCCCTGACAATAGGGCCCAAGGGAGTCTTATCTGTAACTCGAAGCTGTATGACTGATGCAAAGAAactttatacattattttatgtacATGG AGGTTGTTGGATGGACGTATGGGAACTAATGTCCCAAGAATGCAGAGATGAAGTAGTTTTAATTGACTCTAGTTGTCTTTTAGAAACACTAGAAACATATCTTCGAAAACACAG GTTTTGCACTGATTGCAAAAATAAAGTCCTCCGAGCATACAATATCCTTATTGGTGAACTTGATTGCAGCAAAGAGAAGGGCTACTGTGCTGCACTTTATGAAGGTTTGCGGTGCTGTCCACATGAACGACACATTCATGTTTGCTGTGAAACAGACTTCATTGCACATCTTTTGGGTCGTGCTGAGCCAGAGTTCGCAGGAGGGTATGA GCGAAGAGAAAGGCATGCTAAGACAATAGATATAGCTCAAGAAGAAGTTCTGACTTGCTTGGGAATTCATCTTTATGAAAGACTGCATCGGATCTGGCAAAAACTACGAGCAGAAGAGCAGACGTGGCAGATGCTTTTCTATCTTGGTGTTGATGCTCTACGTAAAAGTTTTGAG ATGACTGTGGAGAAAGTACAAGGGATTAGCCGATTGGAACAACTTTGTGAAGAATTTTCAGAGGAGGAACGAGTAAGAGAACTCAAGCAAGAAAAGAAACGCCAAAAACGGAAGAATAGAcgaaaaaataaatgtgtatgtgACATTCCTACTCCCCTCCAAACAGCAGAGGAGAAGGAAGTAAGCCAAGAGAAG GAAACAGACTTCATAGAAAACAGCTGTAAAGCCTGTGGCAGCACTGAAGATGGTAATAGTTGTGTAGAAGTAATTGTTACCAACGAAAATACATCATGTACCTGTCCTAGCAGTGGCAATCTTTTGGGGTCCCCTAAAATAAAGAAAG GCTTATCTCCACACTGTAATGGTAGTGATTGTGGATATTCATCTAGCATGGAAGGGAGTGAAACAGGTTCCCGGGAGGGTTCAGATGTTGCTTGCACTGAAGGCATTTGTAATCATGACGAACACG GTGATGACTCCTGTGTTCATCACTGTGAAGACAAAGAGGATGATGGTGATAGTTGTGTTGAATGTTGGGCAAATTCCGAAGAGAACAAcaccaaagggaaaaataaaaagaagaaaaagaaaagcaagatgtTGAAATGTGATGAACAT ATCCAAAAGCTTGGAAGCTGTATTACAGATCCAGGAAATTCAGAGACCTCAGGAAATACCGTGCACACAGTGTTCCACCGTGACAAGACCAAAGATGCACATCCTGAAAGCTGTTGTAGCTCTGAGAAGGGTGGACAGCCACTGCCTTGGTTTGAGCATAGaaaaaatgtaccacagtttgcaGAACCTACAGAAATTTCATTTGGTCCTGATTCTGGAAAAGGTGCCAAGAGCTTAGTTGAACTCCTT GATGAGTCTGAATGTACTTCAGATGAGGAAATCTTTATCTCACAAGATGAAATACAGTCATTTATGGCTAATAACCAGTCTTTCTACAGCAATAGAGAACAATACCGACAGCATCTGAAGgagaaatttaataaatactgccgCTTAAATGATCACAAGAGGCCCATTTGTAGTGGCTGGTTGACAACGGCTGgagcaaattaa
- the GGNBP2 gene encoding gametogenetin-binding protein 2 isoform X3: MARLVAVCRDGEEEFPFERRQIPLYIDDTLTMVMEFPDNVLNLDGHQNNGAQLKQFIQRHSMLKQQDLSIAMVVTSREVLSALSQLVPCVGCRRSVERLFSQLVESGNPALEPLTIGPKGVLSVTRSCMTDAKKLYTLFYVHGSKLNDMIDAIPKSKKNKRCQLHSLDTHKPKPLGEGSSSSVSSEKLSTDKRSSEDHRKDSKCRIILHYGPFQGTARGCWMDVWELMSQECRDEVVLIDSSCLLETLETYLRKHRFCTDCKNKVLRAYNILIGELDCSKEKGYCAALYEGLRCCPHERHIHVCCETDFIAHLLGRAEPEFAGGYERRERHAKTIDIAQEEVLTCLGIHLYERLHRIWQKLRAEEQTWQMLFYLGVDALRKSFEMTVEKVQGISRLEQLCEEFSEEERVRELKQEKKRQKRKNRRKNKCVCDIPTPLQTAEEKEETDFIENSCKACGSTEDGNSCVEVIVTNENTSCTCPSSGNLLGSPKIKKGLSPHCNGSDCGYSSSMEGSETGSREGSDVACTEGICNHDEHGDDSCVHHCEDKEDDGDSCVECWANSEENNTKGKNKKKKKKSKMLKCDEHIQKLGSCITDPGNSETSGNTVHTVFHRDKTKDAHPESCCSSEKGGQPLPWFEHRKNVPQFAEPTEISFGPDSGKGAKSLVELLDESECTSDEEIFISQDEIQSFMANNQSFYSNREQYRQHLKEKFNKYCRLNDHKRPICSGWLTTAGAN; encoded by the exons ATGGTGATGGAATTTCCTGACAATGTTTTAAATCTTGATGGCCATCAAAATAATGGTGCACAACTAAAGCAGTTCATTCAG cgACATAGTATGCTTAAACAACAAGATCTAAGCATTGCCATGGTGGTGACATCACGTGAAGTCTTGAGTGCACTTTCTCAGCTTGTCCCATGTGTTGGTTGTCGTCGCAGTGTGGAGCGCCTCTTTTCCCAGCTTGTAGAGTCTGGAAATCCTGCCCTTGAACCCCTGACAATAGGGCCCAAGGGAGTCTTATCTGTAACTCGAAGCTGTATGACTGATGCAAAGAAactttatacattattttatgtacATGG gtcCAAACTAAATGACATGATAGATGCTAttccaaaaagtaaaaagaacaaGAGATGTCAGTTGCACTCCTTAGATACGCACAAACCAAAACCTTTGGG TGAAGGGAGCAGTAGCAGTGTcagttcagagaagttaagtacaGATAAGAGAAGTAGTGAAGACCACAGGAAGGACAGCAAGTGTAGGATCATTTTGCATTATGGACCTTTCCAGGGAACAGCCAG AGGTTGTTGGATGGACGTATGGGAACTAATGTCCCAAGAATGCAGAGATGAAGTAGTTTTAATTGACTCTAGTTGTCTTTTAGAAACACTAGAAACATATCTTCGAAAACACAG GTTTTGCACTGATTGCAAAAATAAAGTCCTCCGAGCATACAATATCCTTATTGGTGAACTTGATTGCAGCAAAGAGAAGGGCTACTGTGCTGCACTTTATGAAGGTTTGCGGTGCTGTCCACATGAACGACACATTCATGTTTGCTGTGAAACAGACTTCATTGCACATCTTTTGGGTCGTGCTGAGCCAGAGTTCGCAGGAGGGTATGA GCGAAGAGAAAGGCATGCTAAGACAATAGATATAGCTCAAGAAGAAGTTCTGACTTGCTTGGGAATTCATCTTTATGAAAGACTGCATCGGATCTGGCAAAAACTACGAGCAGAAGAGCAGACGTGGCAGATGCTTTTCTATCTTGGTGTTGATGCTCTACGTAAAAGTTTTGAG ATGACTGTGGAGAAAGTACAAGGGATTAGCCGATTGGAACAACTTTGTGAAGAATTTTCAGAGGAGGAACGAGTAAGAGAACTCAAGCAAGAAAAGAAACGCCAAAAACGGAAGAATAGAcgaaaaaataaatgtgtatgtgACATTCCTACTCCCCTCCAAACAGCAGAGGAGAAGGAA GAAACAGACTTCATAGAAAACAGCTGTAAAGCCTGTGGCAGCACTGAAGATGGTAATAGTTGTGTAGAAGTAATTGTTACCAACGAAAATACATCATGTACCTGTCCTAGCAGTGGCAATCTTTTGGGGTCCCCTAAAATAAAGAAAG GCTTATCTCCACACTGTAATGGTAGTGATTGTGGATATTCATCTAGCATGGAAGGGAGTGAAACAGGTTCCCGGGAGGGTTCAGATGTTGCTTGCACTGAAGGCATTTGTAATCATGACGAACACG GTGATGACTCCTGTGTTCATCACTGTGAAGACAAAGAGGATGATGGTGATAGTTGTGTTGAATGTTGGGCAAATTCCGAAGAGAACAAcaccaaagggaaaaataaaaagaagaaaaagaaaagcaagatgtTGAAATGTGATGAACAT ATCCAAAAGCTTGGAAGCTGTATTACAGATCCAGGAAATTCAGAGACCTCAGGAAATACCGTGCACACAGTGTTCCACCGTGACAAGACCAAAGATGCACATCCTGAAAGCTGTTGTAGCTCTGAGAAGGGTGGACAGCCACTGCCTTGGTTTGAGCATAGaaaaaatgtaccacagtttgcaGAACCTACAGAAATTTCATTTGGTCCTGATTCTGGAAAAGGTGCCAAGAGCTTAGTTGAACTCCTT GATGAGTCTGAATGTACTTCAGATGAGGAAATCTTTATCTCACAAGATGAAATACAGTCATTTATGGCTAATAACCAGTCTTTCTACAGCAATAGAGAACAATACCGACAGCATCTGAAGgagaaatttaataaatactgccgCTTAAATGATCACAAGAGGCCCATTTGTAGTGGCTGGTTGACAACGGCTGgagcaaattaa
- the GGNBP2 gene encoding gametogenetin-binding protein 2 isoform X2, whose product MARLVAVCRDGEEEFPFERRQIPLYIDDTLTMVMEFPDNVLNLDGHQNNGAQLKQFIQRHSMLKQQDLSIAMVVTSREVLSALSQLVPCVGCRRSVERLFSQLVESGNPALEPLTIGPKGVLSVTRSCMTDAKKLYTLFYVHGSKLNDMIDAIPKSKKNKRCQLHSLDTHKPKPLGEGSSSSVSSEKLSTDKRSSEDHRKDSKCRIILHYGPFQGTARGCWMDVWELMSQECRDEVVLIDSSCLLETLETYLRKHRFCTDCKNKVLRAYNILIGELDCSKEKGYCAALYEGLRCCPHERHIHVCCETDFIAHLLGRAEPEFAGGRRERHAKTIDIAQEEVLTCLGIHLYERLHRIWQKLRAEEQTWQMLFYLGVDALRKSFEMTVEKVQGISRLEQLCEEFSEEERVRELKQEKKRQKRKNRRKNKCVCDIPTPLQTAEEKEVSQEKETDFIENSCKACGSTEDGNSCVEVIVTNENTSCTCPSSGNLLGSPKIKKGLSPHCNGSDCGYSSSMEGSETGSREGSDVACTEGICNHDEHGDDSCVHHCEDKEDDGDSCVECWANSEENNTKGKNKKKKKKSKMLKCDEHIQKLGSCITDPGNSETSGNTVHTVFHRDKTKDAHPESCCSSEKGGQPLPWFEHRKNVPQFAEPTEISFGPDSGKGAKSLVELLDESECTSDEEIFISQDEIQSFMANNQSFYSNREQYRQHLKEKFNKYCRLNDHKRPICSGWLTTAGAN is encoded by the exons ATGGTGATGGAATTTCCTGACAATGTTTTAAATCTTGATGGCCATCAAAATAATGGTGCACAACTAAAGCAGTTCATTCAG cgACATAGTATGCTTAAACAACAAGATCTAAGCATTGCCATGGTGGTGACATCACGTGAAGTCTTGAGTGCACTTTCTCAGCTTGTCCCATGTGTTGGTTGTCGTCGCAGTGTGGAGCGCCTCTTTTCCCAGCTTGTAGAGTCTGGAAATCCTGCCCTTGAACCCCTGACAATAGGGCCCAAGGGAGTCTTATCTGTAACTCGAAGCTGTATGACTGATGCAAAGAAactttatacattattttatgtacATGG gtcCAAACTAAATGACATGATAGATGCTAttccaaaaagtaaaaagaacaaGAGATGTCAGTTGCACTCCTTAGATACGCACAAACCAAAACCTTTGGG TGAAGGGAGCAGTAGCAGTGTcagttcagagaagttaagtacaGATAAGAGAAGTAGTGAAGACCACAGGAAGGACAGCAAGTGTAGGATCATTTTGCATTATGGACCTTTCCAGGGAACAGCCAG AGGTTGTTGGATGGACGTATGGGAACTAATGTCCCAAGAATGCAGAGATGAAGTAGTTTTAATTGACTCTAGTTGTCTTTTAGAAACACTAGAAACATATCTTCGAAAACACAG GTTTTGCACTGATTGCAAAAATAAAGTCCTCCGAGCATACAATATCCTTATTGGTGAACTTGATTGCAGCAAAGAGAAGGGCTACTGTGCTGCACTTTATGAAGGTTTGCGGTGCTGTCCACATGAACGACACATTCATGTTTGCTGTGAAACAGACTTCATTGCACATCTTTTGGGTCGTGCTGAGCCAGAGTTCGCAGGAGG GCGAAGAGAAAGGCATGCTAAGACAATAGATATAGCTCAAGAAGAAGTTCTGACTTGCTTGGGAATTCATCTTTATGAAAGACTGCATCGGATCTGGCAAAAACTACGAGCAGAAGAGCAGACGTGGCAGATGCTTTTCTATCTTGGTGTTGATGCTCTACGTAAAAGTTTTGAG ATGACTGTGGAGAAAGTACAAGGGATTAGCCGATTGGAACAACTTTGTGAAGAATTTTCAGAGGAGGAACGAGTAAGAGAACTCAAGCAAGAAAAGAAACGCCAAAAACGGAAGAATAGAcgaaaaaataaatgtgtatgtgACATTCCTACTCCCCTCCAAACAGCAGAGGAGAAGGAAGTAAGCCAAGAGAAG GAAACAGACTTCATAGAAAACAGCTGTAAAGCCTGTGGCAGCACTGAAGATGGTAATAGTTGTGTAGAAGTAATTGTTACCAACGAAAATACATCATGTACCTGTCCTAGCAGTGGCAATCTTTTGGGGTCCCCTAAAATAAAGAAAG GCTTATCTCCACACTGTAATGGTAGTGATTGTGGATATTCATCTAGCATGGAAGGGAGTGAAACAGGTTCCCGGGAGGGTTCAGATGTTGCTTGCACTGAAGGCATTTGTAATCATGACGAACACG GTGATGACTCCTGTGTTCATCACTGTGAAGACAAAGAGGATGATGGTGATAGTTGTGTTGAATGTTGGGCAAATTCCGAAGAGAACAAcaccaaagggaaaaataaaaagaagaaaaagaaaagcaagatgtTGAAATGTGATGAACAT ATCCAAAAGCTTGGAAGCTGTATTACAGATCCAGGAAATTCAGAGACCTCAGGAAATACCGTGCACACAGTGTTCCACCGTGACAAGACCAAAGATGCACATCCTGAAAGCTGTTGTAGCTCTGAGAAGGGTGGACAGCCACTGCCTTGGTTTGAGCATAGaaaaaatgtaccacagtttgcaGAACCTACAGAAATTTCATTTGGTCCTGATTCTGGAAAAGGTGCCAAGAGCTTAGTTGAACTCCTT GATGAGTCTGAATGTACTTCAGATGAGGAAATCTTTATCTCACAAGATGAAATACAGTCATTTATGGCTAATAACCAGTCTTTCTACAGCAATAGAGAACAATACCGACAGCATCTGAAGgagaaatttaataaatactgccgCTTAAATGATCACAAGAGGCCCATTTGTAGTGGCTGGTTGACAACGGCTGgagcaaattaa
- the GGNBP2 gene encoding gametogenetin-binding protein 2 isoform X1, whose protein sequence is MARLVAVCRDGEEEFPFERRQIPLYIDDTLTMVMEFPDNVLNLDGHQNNGAQLKQFIQRHSMLKQQDLSIAMVVTSREVLSALSQLVPCVGCRRSVERLFSQLVESGNPALEPLTIGPKGVLSVTRSCMTDAKKLYTLFYVHGSKLNDMIDAIPKSKKNKRCQLHSLDTHKPKPLGEGSSSSVSSEKLSTDKRSSEDHRKDSKCRIILHYGPFQGTARGCWMDVWELMSQECRDEVVLIDSSCLLETLETYLRKHRFCTDCKNKVLRAYNILIGELDCSKEKGYCAALYEGLRCCPHERHIHVCCETDFIAHLLGRAEPEFAGGYERRERHAKTIDIAQEEVLTCLGIHLYERLHRIWQKLRAEEQTWQMLFYLGVDALRKSFEMTVEKVQGISRLEQLCEEFSEEERVRELKQEKKRQKRKNRRKNKCVCDIPTPLQTAEEKEVSQEKETDFIENSCKACGSTEDGNSCVEVIVTNENTSCTCPSSGNLLGSPKIKKGLSPHCNGSDCGYSSSMEGSETGSREGSDVACTEGICNHDEHGDDSCVHHCEDKEDDGDSCVECWANSEENNTKGKNKKKKKKSKMLKCDEHIQKLGSCITDPGNSETSGNTVHTVFHRDKTKDAHPESCCSSEKGGQPLPWFEHRKNVPQFAEPTEISFGPDSGKGAKSLVELLDESECTSDEEIFISQDEIQSFMANNQSFYSNREQYRQHLKEKFNKYCRLNDHKRPICSGWLTTAGAN, encoded by the exons ATGGTGATGGAATTTCCTGACAATGTTTTAAATCTTGATGGCCATCAAAATAATGGTGCACAACTAAAGCAGTTCATTCAG cgACATAGTATGCTTAAACAACAAGATCTAAGCATTGCCATGGTGGTGACATCACGTGAAGTCTTGAGTGCACTTTCTCAGCTTGTCCCATGTGTTGGTTGTCGTCGCAGTGTGGAGCGCCTCTTTTCCCAGCTTGTAGAGTCTGGAAATCCTGCCCTTGAACCCCTGACAATAGGGCCCAAGGGAGTCTTATCTGTAACTCGAAGCTGTATGACTGATGCAAAGAAactttatacattattttatgtacATGG gtcCAAACTAAATGACATGATAGATGCTAttccaaaaagtaaaaagaacaaGAGATGTCAGTTGCACTCCTTAGATACGCACAAACCAAAACCTTTGGG TGAAGGGAGCAGTAGCAGTGTcagttcagagaagttaagtacaGATAAGAGAAGTAGTGAAGACCACAGGAAGGACAGCAAGTGTAGGATCATTTTGCATTATGGACCTTTCCAGGGAACAGCCAG AGGTTGTTGGATGGACGTATGGGAACTAATGTCCCAAGAATGCAGAGATGAAGTAGTTTTAATTGACTCTAGTTGTCTTTTAGAAACACTAGAAACATATCTTCGAAAACACAG GTTTTGCACTGATTGCAAAAATAAAGTCCTCCGAGCATACAATATCCTTATTGGTGAACTTGATTGCAGCAAAGAGAAGGGCTACTGTGCTGCACTTTATGAAGGTTTGCGGTGCTGTCCACATGAACGACACATTCATGTTTGCTGTGAAACAGACTTCATTGCACATCTTTTGGGTCGTGCTGAGCCAGAGTTCGCAGGAGGGTATGA GCGAAGAGAAAGGCATGCTAAGACAATAGATATAGCTCAAGAAGAAGTTCTGACTTGCTTGGGAATTCATCTTTATGAAAGACTGCATCGGATCTGGCAAAAACTACGAGCAGAAGAGCAGACGTGGCAGATGCTTTTCTATCTTGGTGTTGATGCTCTACGTAAAAGTTTTGAG ATGACTGTGGAGAAAGTACAAGGGATTAGCCGATTGGAACAACTTTGTGAAGAATTTTCAGAGGAGGAACGAGTAAGAGAACTCAAGCAAGAAAAGAAACGCCAAAAACGGAAGAATAGAcgaaaaaataaatgtgtatgtgACATTCCTACTCCCCTCCAAACAGCAGAGGAGAAGGAAGTAAGCCAAGAGAAG GAAACAGACTTCATAGAAAACAGCTGTAAAGCCTGTGGCAGCACTGAAGATGGTAATAGTTGTGTAGAAGTAATTGTTACCAACGAAAATACATCATGTACCTGTCCTAGCAGTGGCAATCTTTTGGGGTCCCCTAAAATAAAGAAAG GCTTATCTCCACACTGTAATGGTAGTGATTGTGGATATTCATCTAGCATGGAAGGGAGTGAAACAGGTTCCCGGGAGGGTTCAGATGTTGCTTGCACTGAAGGCATTTGTAATCATGACGAACACG GTGATGACTCCTGTGTTCATCACTGTGAAGACAAAGAGGATGATGGTGATAGTTGTGTTGAATGTTGGGCAAATTCCGAAGAGAACAAcaccaaagggaaaaataaaaagaagaaaaagaaaagcaagatgtTGAAATGTGATGAACAT ATCCAAAAGCTTGGAAGCTGTATTACAGATCCAGGAAATTCAGAGACCTCAGGAAATACCGTGCACACAGTGTTCCACCGTGACAAGACCAAAGATGCACATCCTGAAAGCTGTTGTAGCTCTGAGAAGGGTGGACAGCCACTGCCTTGGTTTGAGCATAGaaaaaatgtaccacagtttgcaGAACCTACAGAAATTTCATTTGGTCCTGATTCTGGAAAAGGTGCCAAGAGCTTAGTTGAACTCCTT GATGAGTCTGAATGTACTTCAGATGAGGAAATCTTTATCTCACAAGATGAAATACAGTCATTTATGGCTAATAACCAGTCTTTCTACAGCAATAGAGAACAATACCGACAGCATCTGAAGgagaaatttaataaatactgccgCTTAAATGATCACAAGAGGCCCATTTGTAGTGGCTGGTTGACAACGGCTGgagcaaattaa